Genomic window (Brevibacterium paucivorans):
GGCATTATCCAAGCCGCACAGGACCGTTCCTTGCGCCTCAGCGACACGGACACCGCTGATGAAGTCGCTACCAACGGCGTGTGGGCCGTCATCGACGGGCACGATCTGCGGGTCGGCAAGCGAAGCTTTATTGAAGAGTCGGTGGGTGACATCGACGTGCCTGCGCTGGAGCCTGGCGAAGGGGTGGCTTTCGTCGCCATCGACGGCGCCTACGCCGGGGCCGTCATGTTGGCGGACCAGATCCGCCCGGAGACCCCTCGGGTCATTTCATGGTTGCGCGACAACGGCGTCAAGCGCGTCTCCATGCTCACCGGCGACAACGCTCACACTGCCAAACACATTGCGCAACTGGCTGGCATTGACGATGTCAAGGCTGATCTTCTGCCACCTGACAAAGTTCGGCTTGCCGGCGAGACTAAACCCGGTCCCGTCCTCATGGTGGGTGACGGGATCAATGACGCTCCCGTTTTGGCGCGCGCTGACGTGGGCCTGGCTATTGGCGCGAAGAGTGCTACAGCCGCGTCCGAGGCGGCAGACGGTGTGATTTTGCGCAAAAGTTTGCGTTCTGTTCCGGAAGTGGTGGCTATTTCCAGGCACACGGTGTCTGTTGCCTTGACCGCTATTTGGTTGGGCATCGTACTCAGTGTGGGACTGATGTTGGTGGCCGCGACGGGTGCGATTCCCGCAGTGTTCGGAGCCCTCACGCAAGAAGTGGTCGACTTGGTGGCGATCCTGTACGCGCTTCTGGCACTGCGAAGCCCGCGAACGCTGAAGAAGCTGCGTGAAGAGGAGGAAGCTCATCGCTGATTAGGCCAAACGATGCGTCAGCGTTAAGATGGATGGGCAGTTTTGCACCGGGATATGGCGCAGTTTGGTAGCGCGCCTCGTTCGGGACGAGGAGGTCGCAGGTTCAAATCCTGTTATCCCGACCATTGTGTTCGCGCCGTTATGCGGGCTGTGCAAACAGCGTGTCAGTAGCACCCTGTAAAGTCGTTAACTGTGCAGTCAAAAATCAGCGGAACCGTCACTCATCTGTGGGTGGGCAAAGCCCAATGGCAGAACTATGGCGGGAGAGACATCTTCACGGGTGCGCACAAGAACCTTGTTGACGCTATCTCCGTCGACGTGAACGGCGCGTGCGGTGACGAACAAGGCAACCTTAAGGTACACGGTGGCCCAGACAAGGCACTCTTGCTCTACACGCGAGACGACTACGAGCAGTGGATTCGCGACGGGTATGATTTCGCGCCGGGAAACTTCTTCGAAAACAGCACCATCGACGGGCTGAGTACCAGCGACATTCACCTAGCTGACACGCTGCGTATTGGTGAGGTCACAGTGCAGGTTTCCCAGATCCGCCGGCCATGCACAACACTGGCACACCGGTGGAACATGAAAGAGCTACCCCGCCTAGTACAAAGCACGGGGCGCAGTGGATTCTATGTGCGAGTTCTTCAACCCGGCACTATACGAACCAATGACACGGTGACGTTGGTTCAACGAGAGCCGGGAAGCGTCGACTTGCCTGAAGTCAACCGTGTCATGAATATTGACCGCACGGACGCCCGTGGTATCCGCGCGCTCATCGACGCTCCCGGCATGCCACCGCGGTGGGTATCGCAACTGCAACGTCGCCTCTCTGGCTATGTCACAGACGAATCTGCTCGCCTAGGCGATTAGGTACGCCTAGGCGAGCAGATCTATCTAGACAAGGATTCTTATGATTCGCGCAGTTTGCGCTTGAGGATCTTACCCGCGGAGTTCTTGGGCAACGCATCCACAAAGTGAACAGCCTTTGGCGCCTTGAAAGCGGCCAAGCGTTCCTTGACGTGCTCGATCACGGTGGTTTCGTCAAGCTCTTGGCCTTCTTTGACAACAACGTAAGCCGTGATCGCTTCAATCCATTTCTCGTCCGGCTGGCCAACTACAGCGACCTCTTCAACGGCGTCGAGTTCGAAGATGCTGTCTTCAACCTGACGACCTGCGACCAAAACACCACCGGTATTGATGACGTCCTTCACGCGGTCAACGACCTTGATGTACCCCTGCTCGTCGGCCACTGCGAGGTCGCCGGAGTGGAACCAACCACCTGCAAACGCTTCTTCCGTGGCTTCTGGCTTGTCCCAGTACCCCAGGCACAGCTGAGGCGAGCGGTACAGGATCTCACCCTGCTCACCGGGCGCAACGTCGTTACCTTCAGGGTCTGCCAAACGGGTTTCCACAAACGGAACGGGGCGGCCGGCGAAGTCGGGGCGCTCGTCATGTTCTTCCGGGCGCAGCACGATCGCCAATGGTCCAAGTTCGGACTGTCCCATGCAGTTGTAGAACCCCAGGTTAGGCAGCGTTTCACGTAGCTGCTTCAAGATCGGGCCGGGCATGATTGACGCACCGTACATTGCGCGCTTCAAGCTCGACAGGTCGCGGGTCTGCAGGTCGGGGTGGTGCGCGATAGCGACCCACACCGTAGGTGCTGCGAAGAACGAGGTGATCTTTTCACGCTCAATGATCTCCAAGAGCTGACCTGTCACCGGTGCAGGCACGATGATGTTGAACGACCCCTTCATTAACGACGGGATCAGCAGAACGTGCATCTGTGCGGAGTGGTACAGCGGAAGCGCGTGTACCCAGCGGTCGGATTCTTCGTGGTCCAGGGTCAGCAATGCTGACTGGTATTCGGTCAGCAGGGCGCGGTGCGTCATGATCGCGCCCTTGGGCAGGGAAGTGGTTCCCGAGGTGTAAAGCAGCTGGGCAATGTCCGTGTCGACAACGTCGAACTCACCGGGCTCCGATGGTTCCACATCGGTTTGCTGTGCAACTTCTACGAGTTCGGCGAAAGGAACAACTTCAACGTTGTCAGCTTGCGCCGACTGCACGTGGCGGATGAACTCTTCGCCTACGTAAATGCGCTTGGCACCCGAGTTCTCCAACATGTATTCCAGCTCTTCACGAGTGAGCTGATAGTTGATTGGCACGTGGATGAGACCTGCGCGCGTACACGCCAAGAACAGGATCGCAAACAGGTCGCTGTTCTTATCGAAAGCAGCTACCCGGTCACCCTTTTCAAGCCCTTGGCTGACAAGGTGACGAGCAACAGACGTCACCGCCGATTCGAGCTCTGCGTACGTCCACGTACGGTCGTCGAAAACGATCGCCGTTTTGTCTGGAACCCGTGTAGCTGAGCGGCGGATAACGTCGGAGATCGTATTGCGATTAACAGATGTGATTGAAGTCATAAAAAGAATCCAACCATCTCGCGCCAGCGAATCATAAAAGATGACAAATATTTCAAAACTTGAGACGTGCAACGTGCGCATTTATACCTTCGAGACCACGCGACATATGAAAGAGTAGAGATATGACACACGCGACACTTGGCGACATCATCGCGCACATCGAAACCTTGTGGCCCACCGAGTACGCCGAACCGTGGGACACCAACGGCCTGTCCACGGGCGACATGAGCTCTCGCGTGTCGACAATCCTCATGGCGCTGGACCCCATGGACGCGGTGATCGACGAAGCAGTTGCTCTCAACGCCGACCTGCTCTTCACCCACCACCCGCTTCTTCTCCGTGGCGTCACCAGCGTCGCGTCTCACACACTGAAAGGCGGAGCGCTCACCCGTCTGATTTCGCATGGCATTGCCCAGTACAACGCACACACCAACGCAGATTCCGCACTCGGTGGAGTATCCGACGTCCTTGCAGACATGCTGGAGCTGACAGACCGGCAGCCAATCACCTCGGGCCCCAACCACCCAGACGGCGTTGGACTGGGGCGCGTTGGAAACCTTCCGCAACCGCGCACCGTCGCAGAACTTGCCCACACCCTGGCCCGCGCCACGCCAGCAACCCAAACCGGAATCCGGGTAGCCGGCGTTCCCAACGCAACCGTGACGCGCGTGGCTGTCCTTGCCGGTTCCGGTGACTCACTCTTCGACGAAGTCCGGGCACACGGTGCCGAGGTGTATGTCACCTCGGACCTTCGCCATCACCCGGCAACCGAAGCACGCGACACGGCGCACCGAGGCAACAACACGCCTCACCTCATCGACATTGCCCACTGGGCGGCCGAATCTCCGTGGATGAGCATTGCCGCCACACAGTTGGGGGAGCGGCTCAAAGAAGACGGGTTCGATGTCGATATTCACGTTTCCACCGCCCGCACCGACCCGTGGGACCTACGCATTCCGGCCCATGACGAAGCCCAAGGAGAGGACCGCCATGGAACTTACAGCTGAACAGCACACTGCGACTCTTGAGTGGATTCGAGTCTCGGCCCAGTGGCGCAAGAACCGCGCAGACGCTCAGCAAAAGACGCTGAAAGAAGAGCTCACGGCACTTGTCGCCCAGCACAAAGAGCAGGCGGGAAAGATCGCTAAACTCACTGCTCACCGCGACGCCATACAGAAACAAGTCCGCGCGTTGAACGCACAGAGCACCGATCTGGAAGCGGAGATCCGTGAGCGCGAGGACCGCATGAACGACGGCACAGGGCTCACGTCGAGCGACCTGGTCGCTATCGGAAAAGAAGTTGACGGGCTCAAGAACAAACTGCAGCGCACGGAAGACGAGCACCTCGCAGCCATGCAAGAAGAAGAGCGCGCAACTTCCGCGATCGATACCGCTACTCAAGAAGGCCACGCAATCGCTGCGCGGGGTAAAGAACTCCAAGAAAAACGCACCGACACAGCCGCCAAACTGGACGCAGAAGCCAAAGAACTGTCGTCCCAGCTCGCCGGCCTGGCATCGAACATGGGGGACTTTGGTACGCAGGTGACACAACGCGCCCAGGACGGACCCGGTGCCACCACGTTACGTTCCGGAGCTTGCGGTGGTTGTGGTGCTGCCTTGAGCGGAACGGCGCTGGACTCGCTCTCAAACTCGGGCCCCTACGGCGTGGCCGAATGCGAGGAGTGCGACAGCTACGTGGTGAAGGAAGGCTGAAGCCTCACACCACAATCGTGATCTGCGGATGGTCGTACTCCACGGTAAACGCTTCCTTCAGCGCGCTGACCACGTCTTCTGGAGTCGTCGGCATGTCACCGTCGCGGTTCAGCAGGTGTCGCGCCACCAAGCCGCGCGTATGTTTTGCATTGTGTGAAACTGTTTTGCGCACACCGTTCGTCTCAGTGACCACCTGCACGGGAAGCGTGTTGGTACCGGGCCACGCACGCCGGTACGCACCCGAACGGCAGTCGACAACGACCTCGGCGGCCCATACGTCATCCAAGACCGGCGACAGCCGCTTCTTCCACCACGTTGCCAACTTAGGGGTCATGGAATAGCGATACGCAGGAATGCGGTCACGCGCGTTTACCACGCCGAACAGGGCGCTACTGATGAACACCGTGTCCAACCAGTCCTCATGCGTAACCGTGGACGCGTCCAAAGCGGTGTACAGGACTCCCGTATACGTGTTGATGGCAGGCCCGGCCGAGGTGGTA
Coding sequences:
- a CDS encoding Nif3-like dinuclear metal center hexameric protein; the encoded protein is MTHATLGDIIAHIETLWPTEYAEPWDTNGLSTGDMSSRVSTILMALDPMDAVIDEAVALNADLLFTHHPLLLRGVTSVASHTLKGGALTRLISHGIAQYNAHTNADSALGGVSDVLADMLELTDRQPITSGPNHPDGVGLGRVGNLPQPRTVAELAHTLARATPATQTGIRVAGVPNATVTRVAVLAGSGDSLFDEVRAHGAEVYVTSDLRHHPATEARDTAHRGNNTPHLIDIAHWAAESPWMSIAATQLGERLKEDGFDVDIHVSTARTDPWDLRIPAHDEAQGEDRHGTYS
- a CDS encoding peroxide stress protein YaaA produces the protein MIILLPPSESKTPHDHGDPLSLDQLCFPELTQDRAHMCDTLMEISSRERGWEELGVSERLVPEVERNTELFTTSAGPAINTYTGVLYTALDASTVTHEDWLDTVFISSALFGVVNARDRIPAYRYSMTPKLATWWKKRLSPVLDDVWAAEVVVDCRSGAYRRAWPGTNTLPVQVVTETNGVRKTVSHNAKHTRGLVARHLLNRDGDMPTTPEDVVSALKEAFTVEYDHPQITIVV
- a CDS encoding MOSC domain-containing protein, giving the protein MQSKISGTVTHLWVGKAQWQNYGGRDIFTGAHKNLVDAISVDVNGACGDEQGNLKVHGGPDKALLLYTRDDYEQWIRDGYDFAPGNFFENSTIDGLSTSDIHLADTLRIGEVTVQVSQIRRPCTTLAHRWNMKELPRLVQSTGRSGFYVRVLQPGTIRTNDTVTLVQREPGSVDLPEVNRVMNIDRTDARGIRALIDAPGMPPRWVSQLQRRLSGYVTDESARLGD
- a CDS encoding zinc ribbon domain-containing protein gives rise to the protein MELTAEQHTATLEWIRVSAQWRKNRADAQQKTLKEELTALVAQHKEQAGKIAKLTAHRDAIQKQVRALNAQSTDLEAEIREREDRMNDGTGLTSSDLVAIGKEVDGLKNKLQRTEDEHLAAMQEEERATSAIDTATQEGHAIAARGKELQEKRTDTAAKLDAEAKELSSQLAGLASNMGDFGTQVTQRAQDGPGATTLRSGACGGCGAALSGTALDSLSNSGPYGVAECEECDSYVVKEG
- a CDS encoding fatty acyl-CoA synthetase, with the protein product MTSITSVNRNTISDVIRRSATRVPDKTAIVFDDRTWTYAELESAVTSVARHLVSQGLEKGDRVAAFDKNSDLFAILFLACTRAGLIHVPINYQLTREELEYMLENSGAKRIYVGEEFIRHVQSAQADNVEVVPFAELVEVAQQTDVEPSEPGEFDVVDTDIAQLLYTSGTTSLPKGAIMTHRALLTEYQSALLTLDHEESDRWVHALPLYHSAQMHVLLIPSLMKGSFNIIVPAPVTGQLLEIIEREKITSFFAAPTVWVAIAHHPDLQTRDLSSLKRAMYGASIMPGPILKQLRETLPNLGFYNCMGQSELGPLAIVLRPEEHDERPDFAGRPVPFVETRLADPEGNDVAPGEQGEILYRSPQLCLGYWDKPEATEEAFAGGWFHSGDLAVADEQGYIKVVDRVKDVINTGGVLVAGRQVEDSIFELDAVEEVAVVGQPDEKWIEAITAYVVVKEGQELDETTVIEHVKERLAAFKAPKAVHFVDALPKNSAGKILKRKLRES